Proteins from a genomic interval of Sporolactobacillus sp. Y61:
- a CDS encoding M20/M25/M40 family metallo-hydrolase, translating into MVQAIKPNGTLRFVTIGSWAPVNIPAHKVRVRNRDGVYLPAIITSIPPHFMTAEQKKAVPKISDMAIDVGATSAEEVKNQFKIDIGAPVVPDVRFEYLDHRDVMLGKAFDNRIGTACLADTLRELDGQDLDVDIVASLSAQEEVGERGAQVTVKKIQPDLSIVFEGPPADDTFSPEYMIQTGMKRGPMLRDRDTSIIVNPRFQKYVLDRAGAKGIKAQRAVRTGGGNDGAVINLYSGAPTIVLGIPVRYAHTPYSYVAFEDYVSALKLTVDVLKSLNAEVIGRF; encoded by the coding sequence ATGGTACAGGCAATCAAGCCGAACGGAACCCTCCGTTTTGTGACGATTGGCAGCTGGGCTCCAGTGAATATTCCGGCACATAAGGTGCGGGTACGTAACAGGGATGGTGTCTATCTTCCGGCGATTATCACCAGTATACCGCCACATTTTATGACTGCTGAACAGAAAAAGGCTGTACCGAAGATCTCCGATATGGCGATCGATGTCGGTGCGACGTCTGCGGAAGAAGTAAAAAATCAATTTAAGATTGATATCGGCGCCCCTGTTGTGCCTGATGTGCGTTTCGAATATCTTGATCATCGTGATGTGATGCTGGGTAAAGCTTTCGATAACAGGATCGGCACCGCATGTCTTGCCGATACCTTGCGTGAACTGGACGGGCAGGATCTTGATGTCGATATTGTTGCCTCCTTATCTGCACAGGAAGAGGTAGGTGAACGCGGGGCACAGGTCACGGTGAAAAAGATTCAGCCGGATCTGTCGATCGTTTTTGAAGGGCCGCCTGCCGACGATACATTTTCTCCGGAGTATATGATTCAGACCGGCATGAAGCGTGGACCGATGCTGCGTGACCGGGATACCTCGATCATCGTTAACCCACGGTTCCAGAAATACGTCCTGGACAGGGCCGGTGCGAAAGGGATTAAAGCACAACGCGCGGTCCGGACCGGAGGCGGTAACGACGGGGCAGTGATCAACCTGTATTCAGGCGCACCAACTATTGTCCTCGGGATTCCGGTCCGGTATGCCCATACGCCGTATAGCTATGTTGCTTTTGAAGACTATGTGTCGGCACTGAAGCTGACAGTTGACGTGCTGAAGTCACTGAATGCGGAAGTGATTGGCCGTTTTTAG
- a CDS encoding DMT family transporter — protein sequence MKFRAYLAAVLFSCIIGFSFLFVKLSLQEADPLDVLAHRFTIALFFSLPFLLFRKMKWSFRPRDLLLLILLSVLNPFFYFLTQALGLLYLPASEAGIIQALLPIFTILMASWFLKERQTGLQKLAVSVSVLGVMFIFMMNNVHFGLVKWPGIVLIMVSTLTYAGYNVLGRKAAQSFRMEDMTCFMIFSGWISFNLISAGNHIASGTVAGYFTPLANPVYLISVSYLGILASFTTFFLSNFALKHMEAYRFGIFTNLTTIISIFAGTFFLHEQLFYYHYIGALMVIIGVIGVNLLSPVERMAAGSADRRSS from the coding sequence ATGAAATTTCGTGCTTATCTTGCAGCTGTGCTGTTTTCATGCATCATCGGTTTTTCGTTTTTGTTTGTCAAACTCAGTTTGCAGGAAGCAGATCCCCTGGATGTGCTGGCGCACCGCTTTACAATTGCATTATTTTTTTCCCTGCCCTTTTTACTTTTCAGAAAGATGAAATGGTCTTTTCGGCCGCGGGATCTGCTGCTGCTTATATTACTGTCCGTTTTGAACCCTTTTTTCTATTTTCTGACTCAGGCACTTGGACTGCTCTACCTGCCTGCTTCGGAAGCGGGGATTATTCAGGCACTGCTGCCGATTTTCACCATTCTGATGGCTTCCTGGTTTCTTAAAGAGAGACAGACAGGGCTGCAGAAACTGGCTGTGAGCGTTTCCGTCCTGGGTGTGATGTTTATCTTTATGATGAATAACGTCCATTTTGGACTCGTGAAATGGCCCGGTATTGTACTGATCATGGTCAGTACGCTGACCTATGCCGGCTATAATGTACTTGGCAGGAAGGCGGCGCAGTCTTTCCGAATGGAGGACATGACCTGCTTTATGATTTTCTCAGGATGGATCTCCTTTAATCTTATCTCTGCCGGTAACCACATCGCTTCAGGGACAGTGGCCGGCTACTTTACGCCGCTGGCAAACCCTGTGTACCTGATCTCAGTCAGTTATCTCGGCATTCTGGCGTCGTTTACGACATTTTTTCTGTCCAATTTCGCTCTGAAGCATATGGAGGCTTATCGATTCGGCATTTTTACGAATCTGACAACGATCATCTCCATTTTTGCCGGAACGTTTTTTCTCCATGAACAGCTGTTTTATTATCACTACATCGGCGCACTGATGGTTATAATCGGTGTCATCGGTGTGAATCTCCTTTCGCCTGTTGAGCGTATGGCAGCCGGATCTGCGGACAGGAGGTCTTCATAA
- a CDS encoding methyl-accepting chemotaxis protein: MNFFRRCIQFAFSFHIRTLFLLMVAAIVIIPDVFLFTSVYLDLRAIPEIRQSGQMMMILLKMGLIAFLAIVILSLIVWFACKIIFLRPMDRFIAVTRAVSRHDLSQDLDDNVTTNHEFGLMRSSINQMIQSLNQIIEDILRRSVSVSVSSGQLTASSGQNKKASIDMARSLQEVAEAADHQVRQVSSVKKETDEINIAIASITQDSLKLADKSKVSVHTVQSGQKEMTRATQQMRQIRQTISELSELVRVLSSQSENINQMIQSINAIADETQMLSLNASIEAARAGEHGKGFSVVAHEIGKLADQSSVSARQIHEILDTIRHEILQIAHAMKNEVTQIDDGMNLVDHAGSSFREIESYVLQTSENIKKMDQEVNKISIASFNTASSFHTIEEMANNTSSHTQTLSAETQEQTAVAESVAGQAADLSDIADDLKKIAASFKVKGQTKA, encoded by the coding sequence GTGAATTTCTTCCGTCGCTGTATTCAGTTCGCATTTTCTTTTCATATACGTACGCTGTTTCTGCTCATGGTCGCGGCTATCGTCATCATTCCTGATGTGTTTCTCTTCACATCCGTTTACCTTGATTTAAGGGCGATTCCGGAAATACGCCAGTCCGGACAAATGATGATGATCCTTCTCAAAATGGGGCTTATCGCTTTTCTGGCCATTGTCATTCTTTCTCTGATTGTCTGGTTTGCCTGTAAAATCATCTTCCTGCGTCCGATGGATCGTTTCATCGCCGTAACCCGGGCCGTGAGCCGTCATGATCTTTCACAGGATCTGGACGACAATGTCACAACCAACCACGAATTCGGACTGATGAGAAGCAGCATCAATCAAATGATCCAGTCTCTGAATCAGATTATTGAGGACATTCTCCGTCGTTCTGTGTCGGTGTCCGTCTCGTCCGGTCAGCTGACTGCATCTTCCGGGCAAAATAAAAAGGCATCCATCGACATGGCCCGCTCGCTGCAGGAAGTCGCTGAGGCTGCCGATCATCAGGTGCGTCAGGTGAGCAGCGTGAAAAAAGAGACCGATGAAATCAATATAGCCATCGCGTCGATTACGCAGGATTCGCTCAAGCTTGCCGACAAGTCGAAAGTCTCCGTCCATACCGTACAGTCCGGTCAGAAAGAAATGACCCGTGCCACCCAACAGATGCGCCAGATCAGGCAGACAATCTCTGAATTGTCGGAGCTTGTCCGGGTACTCAGCAGTCAGTCTGAGAACATTAATCAGATGATCCAGTCGATTAACGCCATCGCGGATGAAACCCAGATGCTTTCATTAAATGCATCGATTGAGGCTGCCCGCGCCGGGGAACATGGCAAAGGATTTTCTGTTGTCGCCCACGAAATCGGCAAACTGGCTGATCAATCGTCTGTATCTGCCAGACAGATTCATGAAATTCTCGATACCATCCGCCACGAAATCCTGCAGATTGCCCATGCGATGAAGAATGAAGTCACGCAGATCGATGATGGAATGAATTTGGTTGATCATGCCGGTTCATCATTCAGGGAAATTGAAAGCTATGTATTACAAACCAGCGAAAATATTAAAAAAATGGATCAGGAGGTCAATAAAATATCGATTGCTTCATTTAATACGGCATCGTCTTTCCATACCATCGAAGAGATGGCGAACAATACTTCGTCACATACCCAGACCCTCTCAGCCGAAACGCAGGAACAGACAGCAGTGGCTGAAAGTGTTGCCGGGCAGGCCGCGGACCTTTCTGATATTGCAGATGATCTGAAGAAAATAGCCGCCTCATTTAAAGTTAAGGGACAAACAAAAGCTTAA
- a CDS encoding C-terminal binding protein: MKKKVLYYNIDDTLDYERQLLREWAIPDIELVEVKDYEKKKDFVDHARDAEGVVVEYQQITREILAQLPRLKIVALQSIGVDHVDLQAATDHGVCVTNCPGFCSEEVALHAVGMMIDLVRKITMHDRSVRRGMWNPLYGYKTYRLSGRTVGLYFFGSIPQAMMPMLRALQVRVLVYAPTKSRAFLRRFGAEKVETFDELLMQSDILSLHCPLIPATTHLISERELKMMKGSAFLVNTSRGRVVDEAALAEAIREGEIRAAAVDVIEDEMTEKSPLFALENTVITPHSAFVSEDSFYSARKIALQQLVRRLHKQERPANLVNQDIIIQG, translated from the coding sequence GTGAAGAAAAAAGTTCTCTACTATAATATTGATGATACGCTGGACTACGAACGGCAATTGCTTCGAGAATGGGCCATTCCGGATATCGAGCTCGTTGAAGTGAAGGATTATGAGAAGAAGAAAGATTTCGTCGACCATGCGCGGGACGCAGAGGGCGTGGTGGTTGAATATCAGCAGATCACGCGGGAAATACTTGCTCAGCTGCCGCGTCTGAAAATCGTCGCTCTTCAATCGATCGGTGTCGATCATGTCGATTTGCAGGCGGCAACGGATCACGGCGTCTGTGTCACCAACTGTCCCGGGTTCTGCTCAGAAGAAGTGGCGCTGCATGCAGTCGGGATGATGATTGATCTTGTTCGAAAAATTACCATGCATGACCGTTCTGTCCGGCGCGGGATGTGGAATCCGCTGTATGGTTATAAAACGTACCGGCTGTCTGGAAGGACAGTGGGCCTGTATTTCTTTGGCAGTATTCCCCAGGCGATGATGCCGATGCTGCGTGCGCTACAGGTCCGCGTCCTTGTGTATGCTCCGACGAAAAGCCGGGCATTCCTGAGGCGTTTTGGTGCGGAAAAAGTCGAAACATTTGATGAACTGCTGATGCAATCGGATATTCTTTCGCTGCACTGCCCGCTGATCCCCGCAACGACGCACTTGATTTCAGAAAGAGAACTCAAAATGATGAAAGGGAGTGCTTTTCTCGTCAATACATCCCGGGGCAGGGTGGTGGATGAAGCGGCGCTTGCCGAAGCCATCCGGGAAGGTGAAATCAGGGCAGCAGCCGTTGATGTGATTGAAGATGAAATGACTGAAAAAAGCCCGCTTTTTGCCCTCGAAAATACCGTCATCACGCCTCACTCTGCCTTCGTCTCAGAAGATTCATTTTACAGCGCCCGGAAAATAGCCTTGCAGCAACTGGTCCGGCGATTGCATAAACAGGAAAGACCTGCTAATCTTGTTAATCAGGATATCATTATTCAGGGATAG
- a CDS encoding S-ribosylhomocysteine lyase, which produces MAKVESFTLDHTKVKAPYVRLISTEKGPRGDEIQNYDLRLVQPNANAIPTAGIHTIEHMLASLLRDRLDGVIDCSPFGCRTGFHLILWGEHQPDDVAKALKGALEFIAGPATWDDVQGTTIESCGNYRDHSLFSAKEWSKKILAEGISSDPFERKVVTESL; this is translated from the coding sequence ATGGCAAAAGTAGAAAGTTTTACTCTTGATCATACAAAAGTCAAAGCGCCTTATGTCCGGCTGATCAGTACGGAAAAAGGACCCAGGGGCGATGAGATTCAGAATTACGACCTGCGCCTTGTTCAGCCGAATGCCAATGCCATTCCAACAGCAGGCATTCATACGATTGAACATATGCTGGCCAGTCTGCTGCGTGATCGTCTGGACGGCGTGATTGACTGCTCACCGTTCGGCTGCCGGACAGGGTTTCATCTGATTCTCTGGGGCGAACATCAGCCTGACGATGTCGCCAAAGCATTGAAGGGGGCTCTCGAATTCATTGCCGGCCCGGCCACATGGGATGACGTGCAGGGGACAACGATTGAAAGCTGTGGCAACTATCGTGATCATTCACTTTTTTCCGCTAAGGAATGGTCAAAGAAGATCCTTGCAGAAGGAATCAGCTCCGACCCCTTTGAACGTAAAGTCGTAACAGAATCCCTGTAA
- a CDS encoding aspartate aminotransferase family protein yields the protein MNIEDYRPFLSPALAKATDLIVASGEGCYLTDIHGERYLDFVQGIAVNALGHGHPKIVEAIKKQAGKLIHASFNLVHYPSTLELARRLAAVTPGRLDSVFFSNGGAEAIDGALKLARVFTKRPAIIAFQGSFHGRTLGALSVTGSKAKYRKYVEPMAGPVYFAPYPSKDLCPDGFNTAQRTAYCLNELDHLFAYLIAPDQVAAIIMEPVQGEGGYVVPEKAFVQGIRERCSQYGILLIIDEIQSGYGRTGRMFASEQFGVVPDIMTVGKALAGGLPMSAVVALPEIMAEWHPGMHGTTFGGHPVSAAAALAVLDVFQEEDLLDHVRKMGGYLKSRLLDLQQKYTCITDVRGLGLMQAIEFSHPDGSPAPDMLSRVRADCLKRRLLTLGCGVHENGMRFATPFNIKKEEMDQGLSIIDRVLSGICTH from the coding sequence ATGAACATTGAGGATTACAGGCCATTCCTGAGTCCGGCACTGGCAAAGGCAACCGATCTCATTGTAGCAAGTGGAGAGGGCTGTTATCTGACAGATATTCACGGCGAGCGCTATCTGGATTTTGTGCAGGGAATCGCTGTCAATGCGCTGGGACATGGCCATCCGAAAATTGTTGAGGCGATCAAGAAACAGGCGGGAAAACTGATTCATGCTTCGTTCAATCTCGTCCATTATCCATCCACTCTGGAACTGGCCAGGCGGCTTGCTGCAGTGACACCGGGACGGCTGGACTCGGTGTTTTTCTCAAATGGGGGTGCCGAGGCGATTGACGGGGCTTTGAAACTGGCCAGAGTTTTTACGAAAAGACCGGCGATTATCGCTTTTCAGGGGTCTTTTCATGGCCGGACACTGGGCGCACTTTCGGTGACGGGTTCGAAAGCGAAATACCGAAAATACGTCGAACCGATGGCGGGTCCCGTTTATTTTGCCCCTTATCCGTCAAAGGATCTGTGTCCGGACGGATTCAATACAGCACAGCGTACGGCCTATTGCCTGAATGAACTGGATCACCTGTTTGCGTATCTGATTGCGCCGGATCAGGTGGCGGCGATCATCATGGAGCCGGTTCAGGGAGAAGGAGGGTATGTGGTTCCGGAGAAAGCATTTGTTCAGGGCATTCGCGAGCGCTGCAGCCAGTACGGCATTCTGCTGATTATCGATGAAATACAGTCCGGCTACGGGCGCACAGGCCGGATGTTTGCAAGTGAACAGTTCGGGGTTGTGCCGGATATCATGACGGTTGGAAAAGCGCTGGCGGGCGGGTTGCCGATGAGTGCGGTCGTTGCCTTACCGGAGATCATGGCGGAGTGGCACCCGGGAATGCATGGGACGACGTTTGGCGGTCATCCGGTCAGTGCAGCTGCGGCACTAGCTGTCCTGGATGTTTTTCAGGAAGAAGATCTTTTAGACCATGTCCGAAAAATGGGCGGGTATCTGAAGAGCCGGCTGCTTGATCTGCAGCAAAAGTACACCTGCATCACCGATGTCCGCGGGCTGGGACTGATGCAGGCTATTGAATTTTCTCACCCGGACGGAAGCCCGGCGCCAGATATGCTGTCACGCGTCAGGGCAGACTGCCTGAAGCGCAGACTTCTGACTCTTGGCTGCGGCGTCCATGAGAACGGGATGCGCTTCGCAACGCCGTTCAACATTAAAAAAGAAGAGATGGATCAGGGGCTATCGATTATCGACCGTGTTTTAAGCGGGATCTGTACGCATTGA
- a CDS encoding phosphoribosyltransferase family protein, translating into MSFFTLHVAGVTRHLPVIQISDTLSIASFVILGDAELVVHAAAELKKKLPEADYLLTAEAKGIPLAQELSRIMGMKRYFVARKSIKPYMAEPFVTEVRSMTTQKKQILCLDRAEAGLIRDRRILIIDDVISTGESIQALELLVREAGGQVAGKAAILAEGQAAERSDIIYLEKLPVFPVAD; encoded by the coding sequence ATGTCATTTTTTACGTTACATGTTGCCGGTGTCACGCGGCATCTGCCTGTGATACAAATTTCGGATACGCTTTCCATTGCAAGTTTTGTCATTCTCGGTGATGCCGAGCTGGTCGTTCATGCAGCTGCAGAATTAAAGAAAAAGCTTCCGGAAGCAGATTACCTGCTCACAGCGGAAGCAAAAGGGATTCCTCTCGCCCAGGAGTTGTCCCGGATTATGGGGATGAAACGTTATTTTGTTGCCAGAAAAAGTATCAAGCCTTACATGGCAGAGCCCTTTGTCACGGAAGTCCGCTCGATGACCACGCAGAAAAAGCAGATTCTCTGTCTTGATCGGGCGGAAGCCGGTCTGATCAGGGACAGGCGTATTCTGATCATTGATGACGTGATCAGCACCGGTGAATCGATTCAGGCACTGGAATTGCTCGTCCGTGAAGCCGGCGGGCAGGTTGCTGGAAAGGCAGCGATTCTTGCCGAAGGTCAGGCAGCTGAGCGGAGCGACATTATCTATCTGGAAAAACTGCCGGTCTTTCCGGTTGCGGATTAA